A window of the Apostichopus japonicus isolate 1M-3 chromosome 8, ASM3797524v1, whole genome shotgun sequence genome harbors these coding sequences:
- the LOC139971460 gene encoding neuronal acetylcholine receptor subunit alpha-10-like — protein MALSKQSVMLFLLMVLPQYLAVTSKNRTNSSKDLLQRLLDNYGAKSLRPVWDLEDSVTVQLRFLPAQLIYFNEKQQEVAVTSMMAQTWTDEFMTWDQKAEGVNSLSVALSELWMPDIALYENVDREFLRYRDFPVFVFPNGSVLWYTPMITTTTCRVRVRYFPFDTQVCNVTFGSWSHSVNQVNLTFQSDEEATEFSFLQNGVWELVGMTMYRQEQTFLCCEYPFSLIVYTMYLKRSSTFYVNTILVPCILLSFMNLLVFWLPPDAGEKISLGMTNLLALILFQQLVAENMPPLGDQFPIIGTFFAIMIAVGCIAVTGTVVVLRIFYKGSDRRPPKLLRRLLKRPFLKRSLHRHTAGYSSARRHKIHSRGVLEKLERSITLHYPNNSELVEYPENHAEGTGPEVPSPSKESSKQASDFRAVMQELRKSEERALDTEKREMVEQEWKDLAVVIDLLLFLVLVSITLLSLIVLIVAFEVHKRESTDTHADMPFS, from the exons TAACTTCAAAGAATCGAACCAACAGCAGCAAGGATTTACTACAGAGACTGTTAGACAACTACGGTGCCAAATCTTTGAGACCTGTCTGGGATTTGGAAGATTCCGTCACAGTTCAATTGAGATTCCTTCCAGCTCAACTTATCTATTTT AACGAGAAGCAACAGGAGGTAGCAGTCACTTCTATGATGGCACAGACGTGGACAGATGAGTTCATGACATGGGACCAAAAAGCAGAAGGAGTAAATTCCTTGTCGGTGGCCCTTAGTGAGCTATGGATGCCCGATATCGCTCTGTATGAAAA CGTCGACAGGGAATTTCTACGTTACCGAGATTTTCCAGTGTTCGTATTTCCAAATGGTTCAGTCCTTTGGTACACACCTATGATAACAACCACAACATGTAGAGTACGTGTTCGATATTTCCCGTTTGACACTCAAGTTTGTAACGTTACATTTGGCTCGTGGTCTCACAGTGTAAATCAAGTCAACCTTACATTTCAAAGTGACGAAGAAGCGACCGAATTTAGCTTTCTTCAAAATGGAGTTTGGGAGCTCGTTGGGATGACGATGTACCGACAAGAGCAGACCTTCCTCTGCTGCGAGTACCCATTTTCCCTGATCGTCTATACCATGTACTTGAAGAGGTCATCGACCTTTTACGTCAACACCATTTTGGTACCATGCATACTCTTGTCATTCATGAACCTATTAGTGTTCTGGTTACCACCCGATGCAGGGGAGAAAATCTCGCTGGGGATGACAAACCTTCTAGCTTTGATTCTGTTCCAACAGTTAGTAGCGGAAAATATGCCGCCTTTAGGTGACCAATTCCCAATAATAG GTACTTTCTTCGCCATCATGATTGCTGTTGGATGTATAGCCGTCACAGGGACTGTGGTGGTTCTAAGAATCTTCTACAAGGGGTCTGATCGTCGGCCCCCAAAGCTTCTTCGCCGCCTCTTAAAGAGACCATTTTTGAAGAGGTCTCTTCATCGCCATACCGCAGGCTACAGTAGCGCCAGACGGCACAAGATTCACTCACGTGGTGTACTCGAAAAGCTCGAGAGAAGCATCACATTGCATTACCCGAATAACAGCGAGCTCGTAGAGTACCCCGAGAACCACGCTGAAGGAACCGGACCAGAGGTACCTTCACCCTCGAAGGAATCATCCAAACAAGCAAGTGACTTTCGAGCGGTCATGCAAGAACTTCGAAAGTCCGAAGAGAGGGCATTGGACACCGAGAAAAGAGAGATGGTCGAACAAGAATGGAAAGATTTGGCTGTTGTTATCGACTTGCTTCTCTTCCTCGTCTTGGTTTCGATTACACTGTTATCGTTGATAGTTCTCATTGTAGCCTTCGAGGTACACAAAAGAGAGAGTACAGACACACATGCAGATATGCCGTTCTCGTGA